In Cucurbita pepo subsp. pepo cultivar mu-cu-16 chromosome LG10, ASM280686v2, whole genome shotgun sequence, the DNA window CTGTCTTAATAATCGAGGAGAAGTatcctttttgtttaatatatgCAAAAATTGTTGCAGATATTCGAGCTGCAAGGGACAAGAATGGTGTTTATATTCCACGCGAGAGATATGCTCAAGATGAAGCTGAAAAGAAGGTCAGTctggaactttttttttttccttttataattcTGATTCTTTCAAAGCATTagctttcaaaatttgataaatggATTAAGACATATTGTCGCTGCTTAATAGTTGGTGCATAAGACATGAAAATTGGTTTAGACCCGAAAATTTCAAACAGTAATTTTGTATCCTTAAGCTTTTCATGGTAACTGCTCCACAGGCAAAATCTGAGAGGATTGAACAACTTGAAAATGAACTCAACCTTAGCGAGAAGGTCAGTTTTGCTCAACAAATAGTTTTATTCTTTCTCAtcaacattgtttataagacTGCAAGGTTGCCTTTTCGTACAGCAAGTTGAAAGCTTCCGAGAGCTTTATCTGACTGAACAAAAGATGAAACTGGACATGGAATATGAGCTCAAGGATTGCATGGTACGAAGTCGTACACACTTCaagatattgttttttctttttgttgggtATATATCTACATAGAATGTCCTGAAACATTGCTTCTCTTCTCTACATACTTGTTCGTTCAGATAAATTTGGAAAGCCGGAACAAGGCATTGTCTGACCTACAAGACGAACATGGATTAGCCATTGCAGCcttgaaagaaaaggagtccaTCATCTCCCATCTGAAAACCTCAGGTTTGTTGTCTCTCAGTTATAagaattgttaaaaaaaaaaaaatttgcttTCATTAAATAATCTTATTACTTTGGTACAAACAGAAAATTCTTTACTTCAACGAGCAAAGTCATTGCGCACAGACTTGCAGAATGCCTCTGAGGACATTAGTTTactatttgaaaaaatagGTATGTCCTCTTtccaaataattgaatttttggatTGTAAAGTTTACCCTATGCAAAACTATTATTCTTATCACGATGATGCATAGTGAAAATCCAGATAATTTTGGTTTCTTATCATTGTgcaattatgtttatttaatgcCATTAGTCTGGACAACGTAGTTTCGGGATCTCACATCGTAACGATAGTccaggctgacggcgatacgtaacgggtcaaaacagacaatatctactagcagtgagtttGAGTAGTTACGCATTATCCTAATAATTTTGGTTTCTCCCTTTACAGATCGGAAAGATAGGATGGAAGCAGAAAATCAGAGTAGGGTCTTAACATTTGGTTCTCAACTTGATCAGAATTTAAAAGATCTTCACAAGATCATCCTAGGATCTGTTTCTCAACATCAAGAGCAGCTAAGATGCATGGAAGAACATGCACACTCGTATCTTGCAAGTAAATCTGATgtaaggaaagaaagaatctTGTAAAGTTTCGATGCATGTTTGCCTTGTAACTAATTCATAACCTCCTCATTTTCAGGCAACTCAAATCCTGGAGACAAAAGTAGGAAAAATGGCTCAGACTTACTCTTCGGGAGTAGCTGCCTTAAGACAGTTAATCAAGACATTGCAACAGAATGTTTCTACCGATCTAGAACAGATGAATTCTACCGTATCATCACAGGCAATTAATGTTGAAAACGTATGAAATGCATAGGAATACCTTTTTTCTGtccattcattttcatttataaagtTACATGTGAAAATTCTGACAATTCAACATGTGAAATTTTGTCCAGTTCTTGGTCAATGCAGTATTGGAGGCCAAGGAGGTTGTCAAGGAGATCCAGAGTTCTCTTGATGATCAGAAACAACTTCTTGATCTCTATATGCAACGACAAGAAGAGGTAGTGATCATTATTCGTAAAACTGGCTTTTAATGGTTAGGAGTTCTTGCCAAGTCCAATTAATTTAATccttggaaaaaaaaaaattcagggATTGCAACACAGTTTGGTTTCAGCACAGAAGATATCAAATGCAAGTATGAACATCTTTAATGAACTTCATTCCCATGCATCCAAAGTCATGACGCTgattgaagaaaatcaaattgagaagTCCAACCAATTAGTGAATTTTGAGAAGACGTTCAAGGTAGCTAAAGCCAAATTGCCAATTGAAGTTTTTCATCGTTCGCTATCAATTTTTAACCCACTTAATTTTATGAAACAGGAGCAGGcagagaaagaggagaaacAAGCTCTGGCGAACATCGCAGCCATTATTGCAAATTTGACATCTAAGAGGGCTGAGATGGTTGGTCAATGTTCTTCAATATCATTGgcatattttttgaaaactcgAATGAAGTCTTATGTGTCCTAACTTCTTAAATTCAATAGGTATCAGAGGCATCAATCAACATTCAGGAATTGAACCAACAACACAACAAGATATTACAGCAAGAAATGTCCTGCATGCAGGAAGTATCAAATTGTGCCAAGAAGGACATGAGTGAATATGTTGAAAAGGTGGAATCTCATTTCACAAAGAGCATGATTTCAGCAAATGAATCGAAGACCGAACTGGATAACGGAATCGTTGAATGGTAAGTTTTACTTGAATCATCTTTTGTGATTGAAAAAATAACCAGTCCCACAAAATGATTAAAGTTTTTGAGTATAAATCTGTTTTCTTACAATGTGTAGCTCAAAGAGATTGAATCATTCTCAAAAACTATGGGAAGATGCACAATCATCGGTGATAAAACTGAGTAAGAATGGTGCTACAGAGATAGAATCTTCTGTAAAGTGAGTTTTTGTTCTCCTACTTGTTCTTCAGTTTCTCATTGACTATGATTTGCAAAAAGTAAACTTCcttaattgttttaaaacagGGATAGTATTTGCAAAAATCATTTTGCACATGAAGAATTTGCAGCTGTTTCTTCAACACTGGATGCTGACTTTGATGCTGAAGTCAGTGGTATACTGACTGCAGTAACTGGTACTTCTAGATACCTTTAAAATGCGTTGttctttttgaaaaactaCGTTTCTTATGCTTACTTCTGGTGAAAATCTTATGTAGATTCTCTGAGATTGgaccatgaaaataaaaatgagttgGACTCGATTGCTACCTCGTGCTTGGACGACCTCAAATCCACGCAAGATAACCATGGACGAACCGTATCGAAAATCCGAGACCAGGCAGAACAGTGCCTCATAAAAGATTATCTGGTTTGCCTTTTTGCTTGACTACTGACTCCATTGATTTAATGAGCTTAGATCTGTTGCTGATAATAGCTAGCCATGATCATCATGTCCATATATAGCTTTGTTTACAAGAATTTTCATGATATGATAAAACTTCGATTGCGAACAGGTCGATCAACATGCCGACTCGACACCGAAGAAAAGAGTAATTGCGGTGCCAAGTTTAGGATCCATTGAGGAGATGAGAACTCCAGCACATCATCTGAAAGAAGGCATTTCAACAGAGAATAAGTTGAAATGGGGTTTGATAGAAGGCAAAGTTCAAGATGGAGCAGTGTTATTATCCTCAAGAGCTCCTCTTACAAGTATCAACTGAAAAAGAGCACCAAAACAAAGCTTGCTTCATGATGCTGTGAAGCTGCGAAAAAGatccttttcatttcatcacAGAATCTTATTAAGGTGAGTTTGATGATTGATTAGTGAAAATAGCCAgatgagatgatgatgatgaaatttattcatcttcttcttcttcactgtTTGTATATGTatcattttttagatttagtttGTTCAAAGATGGATCAGATATTATTCCTTActatatgaatatatataatattttgatctGTTTCTTCATGTTGTTGTTCATCATCAAAGCTAGCTTTCTGCAAGTCAATGATGCTTGTGTTGAAACCGCCAGGTGCCGGTTGGCGGCTGTTAGCCGCCGGGCCGTTCTTTCAAAGCACAAAAGTGATTGAGAAGTTTCAGCCTTCTCACGTGCTTCAGTTGAGGGCCCTCTTTAGAAAGACCACTTTTCAGAGATGATTAGGTATTCCCCTTTTGGAttaacttgaaaattttcaacatcCAAACACGATTCATCACTATGTCAATGATTCAAGTTAGAGATTACATGGGATGAACATAGCATTTACTAAACTTTAATGATTCGGTATGCCAGTTAGGACGTTGGTCTTCacgagtgaattgtgagatctcacctcaATTGAGGAGGGTAAAAAAGTCATCCCTTATAAAgatgtagaaatctctccctaatagacgtccAGCAAAGACGCAGATcctcaagggaggtggattgtgaaatcccacatcggttggaaaaaGTAACGAAGCATCTctcgtaagggtgtggaaatctctctccaatAGATGCAtgtttaaaatcgtgaggctggcagtggaacgaaatatttcttacaagagtgtggaaacctctgccTAATaaacctattttaaaaatcatgaagcctacaatatctactagcgatgttcttaaattattacaaagtAAGTTAGGAAGAAGACAGAAGGCCGGCTGCCCGTTCCCTTTTTATAGTTCATATAAATTACAATTAATGTACACATGctttaaaaagttttcaaataatatttattttttgagttaatattcaattttgtttctggTCAACCTAATCAACTAAACTAATcatctaaattaatattatataaataaaacatcatcattatataaatgaataaCTTGTCACGTAtttaatagaataaataaataattagtaagaaataaaaaaaataatcgaTCATATAGATACCAAGTAGCAGTAGCTAAATTTATAGCGTTGAATTAAACtgtttaatctaaaattaaatattatgtaattatataaattatatatatatatatataatggatCATTACAAATTTGAACTTGCTATAAGACGTTGAATAGATAGTTTTTCAATTGGACACGTGGGTGAAGTACGGCTTCTAGAACACATGGgagtttttattaattttcctAATTAAACATGATAATTGTGgggatttattaaataaaaaataaacatatatatatcataactCACGTGTCAATTAATATTGTGATTAGTTTTATATTCCTTTGACACTGTCTTCTCAAACTCAATCACTTCAATTcaataatcttttaaataaaaataattattattataaatactaataaataaacaattttgtCAATTATGccattaaatttatgatcttATGATCGTTACTCGGTGACTTGAGATTCTAAGATACACTAATATTGTCCGTAAATTCCGACTCTCACACAGTTGACTTAATTGATTAGAACAAGTACTGCACAATCGTTATTCCAAAGAAAAAAGTCAAACGAAGATTGGGTTGGAAGCTTCCATGGAAGGTCGCCTATGGTCATACCCAGCTCGCCACCCatgactttttttatttttttattttttaaaaaaactatttattgcTCACCAACTTCACTTATTTTTACACATTCATATTAcgtcattattattattattattattatttaatttttggataAGGATTGTTGGATAAATTCTGGGACACGATTAATTGTTTCAGAGTCCAACTTGTTTAAACAAATTCCAGCcgccaatatatatatatttaaattttaaaaaaggtcTGATTTTTGTTTAGTCAAACCAAAACCCACCAAGAATTCAGAGGTTAAATACTTACAAATCCCATCTCcttcatcaaaatcaaatctttccttttcctctgtAAAAAACCCATCAAAACAGAGCTCCTCTgcaactcttcttcttcttcaaattcttcaaattcttcaaattcttatTCCCATGGCGGCTAAGAGAATCAGACAAGAATTCGAGGCCACCGACATGGCCAAATCCCCCATGTTTATCTCTTATGGAATTGAATCATCCAACCCCATCATTCCATTCCAAAACGCCTCTGTTTTCGAGTGCAAAACCTGCAACCGCCACTTCTCATCCTTCCAGGCTCTCGGCGGCCACCGGGCCAGCCACAAACGGCCCCGGACCACGGCGGAAGACCCCAAGGAGGCGGTGGATTTGAAACACAAAATGCACGAGTGTGGCCTCTGTGGACAGGAGTTCTCTTCTGGGCAGGCTCTCGGTGGGCACATGCGCCGCCACCGTGTGACGGCGGTGCCGGAGAAGATTCCGGTGCTGAAGAGATCTGGGAGTAGGAGAATTATGTGCTTGGACCTCAATTTGACGCCATTGGAGAATGACTTGAAGATGCTGTTCGGAAAAATGGCTCCAACCGTTGatcttgttctttgatttttatttatttattattttttgtggaactctttgatattttggattctttcatttgttataatttataaaaatgattcCTAAATTATTTTCAGTTCTTTCCCAAGAAAATTGGAAGTAATAATCAcaaaatttgtataaattCGTCTAATAAGATGAAAACGTCAATGAAATCGTTGTATAACCATAAATATTCATTTCCTTAGGTTATTGTTGGTCGGAAGAGACAACAATAAAAACTTGTTTAAATCAAAGGTATGTCAAACAATCCGAGCTCGAAGGATTGATCTACGCCCATATCTTACTTTTCGTACAACTTCAACTTTTGTTGCCCGTGAAAATGTCGAAATTCCTTTTTTGAGATCCAAAAACTTCTCAAAATATTGATCATATACTGAACGTCACGTCAAATTCgatagaacaaaataataataataatccagTGAGGCACAAAAACCCAATAGGAAAGGTACCTACTGTAAGATGCCTTATTTGAACTCgagtttttaaaatcaatacaCCAAAGCAGAGTCTGTGTTTATCTCAAAAACATTAAATCGTTCTTTCATAATCAGTTTCTTGTTCGACAAcaactaaatatattaaataccaAAGTTTGTTTTACATTCATCGTTATCTTTCCATAACATTACACCCGACCCGAAGAACCCTAataaaaaaccctaattttccgAAAATTATTCAGAAAAATTCAGGAAATCAAAGATGATTCATAAGGTTTTGGGTTCCAATTTCATGATTTTTGCTCATTGTTTGAATCAACAGAATTAAGTTCTTGAACTGATGATGaactttcttccatttctgttGTTTGTTTGATGGGCAATTTCAAGTCTTCATTTGAGGAATTCCCATCTTTATTTTTCCCCCAAACAACAAGGTACAGTCCCACAATTATCACCCCAGCTCCAACAATCCtgcaaaattattattttttaatttaatattaataacatcCATAAAAATAATCGATCCAGAATGGTCTATATTCATCACTGATACGTTCCGTCGTTATAGGTTAAGAatgctaaaaaaatttgatgactCAAAAAACCCGATCAACCGTTGGGTTGGGGTTATAAATTAGTTTGATTCATAAGTTACTGATGAGGTTGAATCGAATCCACccgaatttatttttaattctttttaaccaaattagatgataaattcaaataaatgaccTAAACAACTTAACTTAACCATGgttaggttaggttgggtttattatttaaccaaCGTTACTTGGGttggaaaatttaaaaaccgaacagttgagttgggtttaaaaaatgtcaaaacccGATCCAATTCAACCTACGAACACCTCTACTTAACACTCAACTTCTCTCGAGACTCGATATTAATAATCAACTGGATATTGAAATTACCTGCCAAAGTAAAGACGTTCGCCCAAAATGAAGGAGCTCATGATAGCGACGATGACCATACTCAATGGGCTAAAGGCAGTGACAAACACAGGACCTTTGTCTTTCATCACTAATCCTTGAATGTAATAAGCAAGTCCTGAACAAAATATCCCCTGCcataatttacaaattttattaaccacaaatatcttaaattccttttaatatttaaaaaattatttctttttctttttaaaattagaaaaataaataaattataataaataaataaataaaaatatcccctgccataatttacaaattttattaaccacaaatatcttaaattccttttaatatttaaaaaattaattctttttctttttaaaattagaaaaataaataaattataataaataaataaataacacaaATAAATGTTGGTATGGGAGattattttcctttaattataataattattatttactaaaaaatagtttaaattatttattacccatatatttatatcttaataaactttcagttaaaatattattatatttttactttttaattgtccaattttaatcttttttttttaattaaaattaattttataatttgaataaatcttaaatctaatcgtttttacaaaaattaattaaataaaaataataatagtttttatgtgtgaatatatatatttattaagaatgtaatagagattattttttttttaaaatattattaaaaatattatagtaaaaaacctattaattatttctattaaataaataaaaaaaataaatctgaaaaactgattaaaatatattttaaaaaaatagtactgaaaatttgaacttaattaagaaattagtGGTGCTTACACTATAAACGGCAGCGAGCAATTGGGTTCCCCAACCAATGGACCAAACGGCGGCGTTTCCTCTTTCCATCACCAAAGCCAACACAGTGCCCTCCGCTGTGCCCAGCAGGCAGATCCAAGCCGTGAGAGAAAGCTCAGCTGGGTAAGCTTTCAAAGTGATTGCCTGTATATCCCAAATCATTGatcattaatttctttatataattatcGATGAATTATAGTTCTTTTTTCCCCTCAAAAGTGGGGGGGGGGAAATGGTTGAATTCGattgttgttctttttgtcaATCGTCGCGTGCTATTAAACTGTGTGATGGGAATAAAATCTT includes these proteins:
- the LOC111803151 gene encoding kinesin-like protein KIN-5B; the encoded protein is MVPLTPDQSKKSGVGVTPSPAPFLTPRPERRRTDSRGSDSSSNHHQNRDKEVNIQVVLRCRPLNDDEQRSNIPQVISCNEVRREVSVLQSVANKQVDRIFSFDKVFGPKAQQRSIYEQAIAPIVNEVLEGFNCTVFAYGQTGTGKTYTMEGGMKNKGKDLPAEAGVIPRAVRQIFDTLEEQNADYSMKVTFLELYNEEITDLLAQEDQSRSVEEKQKKPISLLEDGKGAVVVRGLEEEAVYSLNEIYTLLERGSAKRRTADTLLNKRSSRSHSVFSITLHIKESSVGDEELIKCGKLNLVDLAGSENISRSGAREARAREAGEINKSLLTLGRVINALVEHSAHIPYRDSKLTRLLRDSLGGKTKTCVIATISPSVNCLEETLSTLDYAHRAKHIKNKPEANQKISKAVLLKDLYLEIERMKEDIRAARDKNGVYIPRERYAQDEAEKKAKSERIEQLENELNLSEKQVESFRELYLTEQKMKLDMEYELKDCMINLESRNKALSDLQDEHGLAIAALKEKESIISHLKTSENSLLQRAKSLRTDLQNASEDISLLFEKIDRKDRMEAENQSRVLTFGSQLDQNLKDLHKIILGSVSQHQEQLRCMEEHAHSYLASKSDATQILETKVGKMAQTYSSGVAALRQLIKTLQQNVSTDLEQMNSTVSSQAINVENFLVNAVLEAKEVVKEIQSSLDDQKQLLDLYMQRQEEGLQHSLVSAQKISNASMNIFNELHSHASKVMTLIEENQIEKSNQLVNFEKTFKEQAEKEEKQALANIAAIIANLTSKRAEMVSEASINIQELNQQHNKILQQEMSCMQEVSNCAKKDMSEYVEKVESHFTKSMISANESKTELDNGIVECSKRLNHSQKLWEDAQSSVIKLSKNGATEIESSVKDSICKNHFAHEEFAAVSSTLDADFDAEVSGILTAVTDSLRLDHENKNELDSIATSCLDDLKSTQDNHGRTVSKIRDQAEQCLIKDYLVDQHADSTPKKRVIAVPSLGSIEEMRTPAHHLKEGISTENKLKWGLIEGKVQDGAVLLSSRAPLTSIN
- the LOC111804504 gene encoding zinc finger protein ZAT11-like, whose protein sequence is MAAKRIRQEFEATDMAKSPMFISYGIESSNPIIPFQNASVFECKTCNRHFSSFQALGGHRASHKRPRTTAEDPKEAVDLKHKMHECGLCGQEFSSGQALGGHMRRHRVTAVPEKIPVLKRSGSRRIMCLDLNLTPLENDLKMLFGKMAPTVDLVL